In a single window of the Tellurirhabdus bombi genome:
- a CDS encoding queuosine precursor transporter, translated as MTTSTIFTNRRSSLYIFLSAVFLTNALIAEIIGVKIFSTETLLGIRPAQLHLFGDFVLDFNLTAGAVIWPFVFITSDIINEYYGVQGVKRISYVTAGFIAYSFVIIYIGTALPPAQFWLDVNAKDASGQAININNAFGMIFRQGLGIIIGSITAFLVAQLLDATIFASLKKLTGNRKIWLRATGSTLVSQLIDSFVVLTIAFYIFGNWSFAQVIAVAIVNYIYKFTTAILLTPLLYVAHYLIDRYLGPERARELANEASMPVTM; from the coding sequence ATGACTACTTCTACCATCTTTACGAACAGGCGATCGTCCCTTTATATCTTCCTGAGCGCGGTTTTCCTGACCAATGCCCTCATTGCTGAAATCATTGGCGTCAAGATTTTTTCGACCGAAACGCTGCTAGGTATTCGCCCCGCCCAACTGCATTTATTCGGTGATTTTGTGCTGGATTTCAACCTGACCGCCGGGGCGGTCATCTGGCCCTTTGTCTTTATCACCTCCGATATCATCAACGAATATTACGGTGTTCAGGGCGTGAAGCGCATTTCGTACGTCACTGCCGGGTTTATCGCTTATTCTTTTGTGATTATTTACATCGGAACAGCCCTGCCACCCGCCCAGTTCTGGCTGGATGTCAACGCCAAAGATGCTTCGGGCCAGGCCATTAACATCAACAATGCTTTCGGAATGATTTTCCGGCAGGGTTTGGGCATCATTATCGGCTCGATCACGGCGTTTCTGGTGGCGCAGTTACTGGATGCTACCATATTCGCTTCGTTAAAAAAGCTAACGGGCAATCGTAAAATCTGGCTTCGTGCCACGGGATCAACGCTGGTTTCGCAGCTCATCGACAGCTTTGTGGTGCTCACCATCGCCTTTTACATCTTCGGAAACTGGTCGTTTGCGCAGGTAATTGCCGTGGCCATTGTTAATTACATCTACAAATTTACCACGGCTATTCTGCTGACGCCCTTGCTGTATGTAGCGCATTACCTGATTGATCGTTACCTCGGGCCGGAGCGCGCCCGTGAGCTGGCCAACGAAGCGAGTATGCCCGTGACTATGTAA
- a CDS encoding ribonuclease Z, with protein MNFNLTILGSGSATPMLGRHPTAHLLEIDSDYFLVDCGEGTQYRLMEHKLRPGRLRYVFISHLHGDHYFGLVALLSSLNLAGRQEDLYLFGPRGLVDILTLQFRYSDTRLGFALHFQETDPTQPTLLLDLPHLAVESIPLEHRIDCTGYIFREKPRKRKLIKEKLPTDMPIDYLRRLKDGEDISDEAGNVLYSQADYTLPAPPSRSYAFCSDTRYTESFLDQIAGVEVLYHEATFLDDLTERAIEVFHSTARQAATIAAKAAAGRLLIGHFSSRYKQTDGFLAEARSVFPETYLAIEGQTIEL; from the coding sequence ATGAATTTTAACCTGACGATACTGGGTAGTGGCTCGGCAACCCCCATGCTGGGCCGGCACCCTACCGCACACTTACTGGAAATTGATAGTGATTATTTCCTTGTGGACTGCGGGGAAGGAACCCAGTATCGACTCATGGAACATAAATTACGTCCTGGTCGGCTTCGCTATGTTTTTATCAGTCACCTGCACGGCGATCATTACTTCGGTCTGGTTGCACTGCTTTCCAGCCTTAATCTGGCGGGACGGCAGGAAGACCTTTACCTGTTTGGGCCGCGCGGACTGGTGGACATTCTGACGCTCCAATTTCGTTACTCCGACACGCGCCTGGGTTTTGCGCTGCATTTTCAGGAAACCGATCCGACCCAGCCAACGCTGTTGCTCGATTTGCCGCATCTGGCTGTCGAAAGCATTCCGCTGGAGCACCGCATCGACTGCACCGGCTATATTTTCCGCGAAAAGCCCCGAAAACGGAAACTGATCAAAGAAAAGCTACCGACCGACATGCCTATTGATTACCTGCGGCGCTTAAAAGATGGAGAGGATATCTCCGATGAGGCAGGAAATGTTCTGTATAGTCAGGCTGATTACACGCTTCCGGCGCCGCCGTCCCGGTCGTATGCCTTCTGCTCTGATACGCGCTATACAGAGAGTTTTCTGGACCAAATCGCGGGGGTCGAAGTTTTGTACCACGAAGCCACTTTTCTGGACGACCTCACGGAACGTGCCATCGAAGTGTTTCACTCGACCGCCCGGCAGGCGGCTACCATTGCGGCCAAAGCGGCGGCGGGTCGGCTCCTGATTGGCCACTTCTCGTCCCGCTACAAACAAACGGATGGTTTTCTGGCCGAAGCACGTAGCGTTTTCCCCGAAACTTACCTGGCCATTGAAGGGCAGACAATTGAGCTTTAG
- a CDS encoding tetratricopeptide repeat protein, with amino-acid sequence MTYLILSILLWIWDNRSFEQISQKNVARQKAQSAYEKGRFREAVEQYELLIRSSMFVEPSARLDLAHAYYQLERYEEAKRYYQQVAKVKKPELSAAALVQLGIIACQQTDSATALSFFRQALNVEPRNTKAQFDYELIRKSFSGKKPPQKNSRQKQPMKANASSSEKELAAGQPNGGNEVEKNDSKAQLLRRLRSLNLSEEQVIQLLNSLQENEVQYIQQRKSSNPSADSRRDFKSW; translated from the coding sequence ATGACCTACTTGATTTTATCCATTTTACTCTGGATTTGGGACAATCGGTCTTTCGAACAAATATCACAGAAAAACGTAGCGCGGCAAAAAGCCCAAAGTGCTTACGAAAAAGGCCGTTTTCGCGAAGCTGTTGAGCAGTACGAGTTGTTGATCCGTTCGTCCATGTTTGTCGAGCCTTCAGCGCGCCTGGATTTGGCCCACGCTTATTACCAGCTAGAGCGTTATGAAGAAGCCAAACGCTATTACCAGCAGGTTGCCAAGGTTAAAAAACCGGAGTTATCGGCGGCGGCTCTCGTCCAGTTAGGCATTATTGCTTGCCAGCAGACTGATTCGGCAACGGCTTTGTCTTTTTTTCGGCAGGCCCTTAATGTTGAACCCCGCAATACGAAAGCACAGTTTGATTATGAATTGATTCGAAAATCTTTTTCGGGTAAAAAACCACCTCAAAAAAACAGCCGACAAAAACAGCCCATGAAGGCCAACGCCAGCTCCTCGGAAAAAGAACTGGCGGCAGGGCAACCCAACGGAGGCAATGAAGTAGAGAAAAACGATAGCAAAGCCCAGCTTTTACGCCGGCTACGCTCTTTAAATTTATCGGAAGAACAGGTTATCCAATTGCTTAATTCGTTGCAGGAAAATGAAGTTCAATACATCCAGCAACGCAAATCATCCAATCCATCAGCTGACTCCCGACGGGACTTTAAAAGCTGGTAG
- a CDS encoding STAS domain-containing protein: protein MNYTVEKNEQYALIKLQETSFGGEVPADFETLARSLFREGYSNLIVDFSPLDDVDSGGVGVIRKINRQCTNELGLLVLVTDKDSTVDLLDSFKIQDLTILPTIEEAIDAVFMNDLENDFRNEEDDSYDGFEGSTTSEP from the coding sequence ATGAATTACACAGTTGAGAAAAACGAGCAGTACGCACTCATCAAGCTACAAGAAACATCGTTTGGGGGCGAAGTGCCCGCTGATTTTGAGACCTTGGCTCGTAGCCTGTTCCGCGAGGGATACAGCAACCTTATTGTCGACTTCAGCCCACTTGACGATGTAGATTCGGGTGGTGTTGGCGTTATTCGGAAAATTAATCGTCAATGCACCAACGAGTTAGGTTTACTTGTGTTGGTAACCGATAAGGATAGCACGGTTGATTTGCTGGATTCCTTCAAGATTCAGGATTTAACCATTCTGCCTACCATTGAAGAGGCCATTGACGCCGTTTTTATGAACGATCTTGAAAACGATTTCCGCAACGAAGAAGATGACAGCTATGATGGGTTTGAAGGCAGCACGACTTCCGAACCTTGA
- a CDS encoding TrmH family RNA methyltransferase: MLSKSLSKYIQSLHQKKFRQEHGAFLVEGAKSVLELIASNYDTDLVLTTESFYKENVRLLDKQRIRLEMVSQADLERVGTLATNDTCLAVAKTKENRFLTAEADEFALILDDIRDPGNLGTIIRIADWYGIRKLICSQTTADVYNPKVISSSKGSFTRVEWYFCQLPDYLAGLDKSPVYGAFLDGENVHTMNFSRSGYVVMGNESNGISPAVEQFVSHKITIPRYGDAESLNVGIATAVICDNLRRSIT, encoded by the coding sequence ATGCTTTCTAAATCGCTCAGTAAGTATATTCAGTCCTTGCATCAGAAAAAATTCCGGCAGGAACACGGTGCTTTTTTGGTGGAAGGAGCCAAAAGTGTACTCGAATTAATCGCCTCCAATTACGACACCGATCTGGTGCTAACAACCGAGTCATTCTACAAAGAAAACGTTCGGTTACTGGATAAACAACGCATTCGATTGGAAATGGTCAGCCAGGCGGATCTGGAACGAGTAGGCACGCTGGCCACCAATGACACTTGTCTGGCCGTAGCTAAAACGAAAGAAAATCGCTTTCTGACCGCTGAGGCCGACGAATTTGCTTTAATTCTGGACGATATTCGCGATCCGGGCAACCTGGGGACGATCATTCGTATTGCTGATTGGTACGGCATCCGAAAGCTTATTTGCTCACAAACAACGGCGGATGTGTACAATCCTAAGGTAATTTCGTCCAGCAAGGGGTCATTCACGCGGGTAGAATGGTATTTCTGCCAATTGCCTGATTATCTGGCTGGTTTAGATAAAAGTCCGGTGTACGGCGCTTTTCTGGACGGCGAAAATGTGCACACGATGAATTTTAGTCGTTCGGGCTATGTGGTTATGGGTAATGAGTCCAACGGAATCAGTCCCGCCGTCGAGCAGTTTGTCTCGCATAAAATAACGATTCCGCGCTACGGGGACGCGGAATCGCTGAATGTCGGCATTGCCACGGCGGTTATCTGCGACAACTTACGGCGAAGTATTACATAG
- a CDS encoding phosphoribosylaminoimidazolesuccinocarboxamide synthase, which translates to MTAIQETNFKFDGQTSFYRGKVRDVYSFEDRLVMVATDRISAFDVVLPRPIPFKGQVLNQTAAHFLKATADLVPNWLLAVPDPNVSVGLKCQPYAVEMVVRGYLAGHAWRQYKAGHRTLCGVTLPEGLKEADKLPQPIITPTTKAHEGHDEDISREEILKQGIVAEAEYVQLEQFALALFQRGTEMAAEQGLILVDTKYEFGNLDGQIYLIDEVHTPDSSRYFYADGYEASQQAGTAQKQLSKEFVREWLIANNFQGKEGQTVPAMSDEWISQISARYIELYEKVTGQSFVRSETENSLTRVEENIRRSLAVSYS; encoded by the coding sequence ATGACAGCAATTCAAGAAACTAATTTTAAGTTCGACGGCCAGACCAGCTTTTACCGGGGTAAAGTACGGGATGTGTATTCGTTTGAAGACCGTCTGGTGATGGTTGCCACCGACCGGATTTCGGCCTTCGATGTCGTTTTGCCACGTCCAATTCCGTTCAAAGGCCAGGTGCTGAACCAAACGGCAGCCCATTTCCTGAAAGCCACCGCCGACTTGGTTCCCAACTGGCTGCTTGCCGTTCCTGATCCAAACGTGAGCGTTGGTCTGAAATGCCAGCCCTACGCCGTTGAAATGGTCGTTCGGGGCTATCTGGCGGGTCATGCGTGGCGGCAGTACAAGGCGGGCCACCGCACACTCTGCGGCGTTACGCTACCCGAAGGCCTGAAGGAAGCCGACAAGCTACCCCAGCCGATCATTACACCGACCACCAAGGCGCACGAAGGCCACGACGAGGATATTTCCCGCGAGGAAATCCTAAAGCAAGGCATTGTTGCCGAAGCGGAATACGTTCAGTTGGAGCAGTTTGCGCTGGCGTTGTTTCAGCGGGGCACCGAAATGGCAGCCGAACAGGGCTTAATTCTGGTAGATACGAAATACGAGTTTGGCAATCTGGATGGCCAGATCTACCTGATCGATGAAGTTCATACGCCTGACTCTTCCCGGTATTTTTACGCCGATGGCTACGAAGCCTCCCAGCAAGCCGGAACTGCCCAGAAGCAACTCTCCAAAGAGTTTGTCCGCGAATGGCTCATCGCCAATAATTTTCAAGGGAAAGAAGGGCAGACCGTTCCCGCCATGAGCGACGAATGGATCAGCCAGATTTCGGCCCGATATATTGAGTTATACGAAAAGGTGACAGGACAGTCATTTGTGCGTAGTGAGACTGAAAACAGCCTTACGCGTGTTGAAGAAAACATTCGACGTTCTCTTGCCGTTAGCTATTCTTAA
- a CDS encoding DUF7192 family protein — protein MKKSKITIELLRELTKLEVTEIGSFNSPLEFIEATEKLEQKDGDPLHIKLYCEKFKELVTDGDHDTLEAFLKYRQSLPVQSKNVELNYQYDYAGDHVDVGRFLMGDPENMIEYSHNSQVRFCDVRIRLSRPKVVSMVHIFAYYSMILDILDQLESQNIRCRILARVDLITPHKKGKRFGVDILFKDYQEPLNLGVFAAVFLNQYFYVMIAFQGFLPSYTKLSGSNFFGVDGYTEIANEQNTWDNKLLFPSVRHYESRRFDIRLFKTETFLPEIGLPELLQN, from the coding sequence ATGAAGAAATCAAAAATCACCATTGAACTGCTAAGAGAGCTTACCAAATTAGAGGTTACCGAGATTGGTTCATTTAACAGTCCATTAGAATTTATTGAAGCAACAGAGAAGCTGGAGCAAAAGGATGGTGACCCTCTACACATCAAGCTTTATTGCGAAAAATTTAAGGAGCTGGTAACAGACGGCGACCACGATACGCTTGAAGCTTTCTTAAAATACCGCCAATCTCTCCCTGTTCAATCAAAGAATGTTGAATTAAACTATCAGTATGATTATGCTGGCGATCACGTTGATGTAGGCCGATTCCTTATGGGAGACCCAGAGAATATGATTGAATATTCACATAATAGCCAAGTACGTTTTTGTGATGTTCGCATACGCCTTAGCCGCCCTAAGGTTGTTAGCATGGTACATATTTTTGCTTATTACTCAATGATCCTAGATATTCTGGATCAGCTCGAAAGTCAAAATATTAGATGCCGTATTCTTGCACGGGTAGACTTAATTACTCCTCACAAAAAAGGCAAACGGTTTGGCGTTGACATTCTCTTTAAAGACTATCAGGAGCCACTTAACCTAGGAGTTTTTGCCGCTGTGTTCCTAAATCAATATTTCTACGTTATGATAGCCTTTCAGGGCTTCTTACCTTCTTATACGAAGCTTTCAGGTAGTAACTTCTTTGGTGTTGATGGCTATACAGAGATAGCGAACGAACAAAACACCTGGGATAATAAGCTTTTATTTCCTTCGGTACGCCACTATGAAAGTCGGAGGTTTGACATACGCCTCTTCAAAACCGAAACGTTCCTCCCCGAAATCGGCTTACCTGAGCTTCTCCAGAATTAA
- a CDS encoding N-6 DNA methylase, whose protein sequence is MAKIIRGLAPKYGVYNIFSDFCELGACAYSNAVDRHNYQQREERYLNTIKKYDSLEERKQFPTLLGMLTEELERAPRDVMGELFHELEIHNEHAGQFFTPYDLCRMISEMAFNPDEVIRKIDGQGFITLQEPAVGAGAMVIAFANVMLRKGINYQQCLHVSAIDIDRRCVHMAYLQFTLLNIPAVVYLGNTLTMEIHEAWYTPAHILGGWHYRLRENRTPAVADPQPLEQLSEVSQRIALHLSKQMDFY, encoded by the coding sequence ATGGCTAAAATCATTCGCGGATTAGCACCCAAATACGGGGTATACAATATATTTTCTGACTTCTGCGAACTAGGTGCCTGCGCTTACTCCAACGCTGTTGACCGGCACAACTACCAGCAACGGGAGGAGCGCTACCTCAACACAATTAAGAAGTATGATAGCCTCGAAGAACGAAAGCAGTTTCCGACGCTTTTGGGTATGCTTACAGAGGAATTAGAACGGGCGCCGCGCGATGTAATGGGGGAACTCTTTCACGAACTGGAAATCCACAACGAACATGCTGGCCAGTTCTTTACTCCCTACGATTTATGCCGGATGATTTCGGAAATGGCTTTTAATCCGGACGAAGTTATCCGCAAAATTGACGGCCAAGGCTTTATCACTTTACAGGAGCCCGCCGTCGGAGCTGGAGCAATGGTGATAGCCTTTGCCAATGTAATGCTGAGAAAAGGTATCAATTATCAGCAATGCCTGCATGTGTCCGCTATCGACATAGACAGGCGCTGCGTACACATGGCTTACCTGCAATTTACCTTACTGAACATTCCAGCGGTTGTTTATCTGGGCAATACCCTCACGATGGAAATTCACGAAGCCTGGTACACACCAGCTCACATTTTAGGCGGCTGGCACTACCGACTACGAGAAAACAGAACTCCAGCAGTTGCAGATCCACAACCTTTGGAACAACTGTCAGAAGTGAGCCAACGAATTGCCCTCCACCTAAGTAAACAAATGGATTTTTATTAA
- a CDS encoding acetyl-CoA C-acyltransferase, with product MNEVVIISAVRTPIGSFGGVFANLSATELGAKAIEAALQRANILPEQVEEVIMGNVVSANLGQAPARQAALKAGLPVNVRCTTVNKVCASGTKAIMMAAQTIQLGQADIIVAGGMESMSNAPYYIPKARFGYKYGNGELIDGLAKDGLVDPYDQCAMGVFADQTAKRYGISRAEQDSYAIQSYKRSAESTQNGKFAAEIVSVEVPGRKGSVTISEDEEYKNVFFDKIPTLKAAFTQDGTVTAANASTINDGASALVIMSLKKAEELGLKPLARILGYADAEQEPAWFTTTPALAVPAALKRAGIKPDAVDFYEVNEAFSVVPLVFSQLLDVPQEKLNVFGGAVSMGHPLGASGARIVTTLTNVLHQNKGRIGAVGICNGGGGASALVIEKM from the coding sequence ATGAACGAAGTTGTTATCATATCGGCCGTCCGGACCCCTATTGGTAGTTTCGGCGGCGTTTTTGCCAATTTATCCGCCACTGAACTAGGCGCAAAAGCCATTGAAGCAGCCTTACAGCGTGCTAATATTCTGCCTGAACAGGTAGAGGAAGTAATTATGGGCAATGTTGTGTCGGCTAATCTGGGGCAGGCACCGGCTCGGCAGGCGGCTCTCAAGGCCGGTTTGCCGGTAAATGTCCGTTGTACAACCGTCAACAAGGTTTGTGCTTCGGGCACCAAAGCCATCATGATGGCTGCCCAAACCATTCAGCTTGGACAGGCCGATATTATTGTGGCGGGTGGCATGGAAAGCATGTCGAATGCTCCTTACTACATCCCAAAGGCTCGTTTTGGCTATAAATATGGCAATGGAGAGCTGATAGATGGACTGGCCAAAGATGGGTTGGTTGATCCGTATGACCAATGCGCAATGGGTGTTTTTGCGGATCAAACGGCCAAACGATACGGTATTAGCCGCGCAGAACAGGATTCTTATGCAATCCAATCGTATAAGCGTTCGGCAGAATCGACACAAAACGGTAAGTTTGCAGCCGAAATCGTCTCAGTGGAAGTGCCGGGTCGCAAAGGCAGCGTGACTATCTCGGAAGATGAAGAATACAAAAACGTCTTTTTCGACAAAATTCCGACTTTGAAAGCGGCTTTTACCCAAGACGGAACCGTTACTGCGGCCAACGCTTCGACCATCAATGATGGAGCTTCGGCTCTGGTGATTATGAGTTTGAAAAAAGCCGAGGAGCTGGGTTTGAAACCACTGGCCCGTATTTTGGGCTATGCCGACGCGGAACAGGAACCAGCCTGGTTTACAACCACGCCGGCTCTGGCGGTTCCCGCGGCGTTGAAACGGGCAGGTATCAAGCCCGACGCGGTTGATTTTTACGAGGTAAACGAAGCGTTTTCGGTTGTTCCACTGGTGTTCAGCCAATTGCTGGATGTACCGCAAGAAAAACTGAATGTTTTTGGCGGAGCCGTTTCGATGGGGCATCCCCTGGGCGCTTCGGGCGCACGCATTGTAACTACGCTAACCAACGTGTTACACCAAAATAAGGGCCGTATTGGTGCCGTTGGCATCTGCAATGGCGGCGGCGGTGCTTCAGCACTGGTGATTGAGAAAATGTAA
- a CDS encoding vWA domain-containing protein, which yields MTWNYSLTSTDFFIIAIFFVLYALYFFRIFWLARQLRTTAWAVIPKFFLRTGALALLLAALLGPSFGEAQRELVAEGKDIYLAVDVSKSMDANDVAPSRLEKVKFELNKLVKTLSGSRFGLLVFSTEAYVHAPLTSDQTALTTFIASLSTRLVPKSGTNLCSAIDLAVQKLLKGPNADTQTKVIVVLTDGEDFGTCESPELRRLRSYGIPLYIVGVGNEGGSTIPAGNGVIRDKEGKVVRTRLNRDYLRQLAQEARGSYLEINSSSGDLTALASAIERLENRLIDQRKITVTSNKYYYFLAIALLFISVDLMVSVRTFKL from the coding sequence ATGACTTGGAATTATAGCCTGACCAGCACAGATTTTTTTATCATTGCCATTTTTTTTGTGCTGTATGCCCTTTACTTCTTCCGAATTTTTTGGTTAGCCCGTCAGTTACGCACAACCGCATGGGCCGTAATTCCTAAATTTTTTCTGCGCACCGGTGCACTAGCACTCCTTCTGGCGGCACTTCTGGGTCCTTCGTTTGGGGAAGCCCAGCGCGAATTGGTGGCCGAAGGGAAAGATATTTACCTGGCCGTCGACGTCTCAAAATCGATGGATGCTAATGACGTGGCTCCCTCCCGTCTCGAAAAAGTCAAATTTGAATTGAATAAATTGGTAAAAACCTTGTCGGGAAGCCGCTTTGGGTTACTGGTTTTTTCAACGGAAGCGTATGTCCATGCCCCCCTGACGTCCGATCAAACAGCACTGACCACGTTTATCGCTTCGCTTTCTACCCGACTTGTTCCTAAATCAGGGACAAATCTTTGCTCGGCCATTGATCTAGCCGTTCAGAAACTCTTGAAAGGTCCCAACGCCGACACGCAAACCAAAGTAATCGTTGTTCTTACCGATGGCGAAGATTTCGGTACCTGTGAGAGTCCAGAGTTGCGTCGATTACGTTCTTACGGGATCCCGCTGTATATTGTGGGCGTGGGCAATGAAGGCGGCAGCACAATTCCAGCGGGGAACGGGGTCATCCGGGATAAAGAAGGGAAGGTGGTTCGCACGCGCCTGAACCGGGATTATCTCCGCCAACTGGCGCAGGAAGCCCGGGGCTCTTACCTGGAAATTAACTCTTCTTCCGGCGATCTTACCGCCCTCGCTTCGGCCATCGAGCGCCTCGAAAATCGCCTGATTGATCAGCGGAAAATAACGGTAACCTCTAATAAATACTATTATTTTCTGGCAATAGCCCTGCTGTTCATCAGCGTTGATCTGATGGTCAGCGTTCGAACGTTTAAACTATAA